The following proteins come from a genomic window of Phycisphaerae bacterium:
- a CDS encoding alpha/beta fold hydrolase, giving the protein MGRSLTLLEEYLVADYERRISLLKDTKTKAAVEKWMGPAAFRELMGQLPDTHYLSAGPKNIVFAPGIMGSTLQSIGLGGVWWIDIAQARDKLDQLRLKDDGTGDVDELAEIMPGAVDLSYEPFRRALASAGIFGGSVQFPYDWRKSLRASADAMRDVILKTHADYGKKVHLVGHSMGGLMIRTALMIHGQQLWPKIDKIVYIGTPHFGSPSIAGYLKNHLWGWEQLAIVGMFLSRETFRTMRGALSLLPAPAGVYPGTRNGEKHPCANFDLYKASDWKLEIKADATVRLQVILDEVRQFYTDLYNWHDDLLQEYKDKMLMIAGVGQDGLFRLEFDTILWGSWERTKKITARQKCDVNYEGDGRVPLASAQIEDVTTRYVEGEHGGLPNIPAVAQDVLAWLTGGNLNLSTTCQDALGGHLSAVDLALQSPLLSGSGVPNRFRDLPEYENPTPDFRKKIEKDLDDGKIPQINLVKIL; this is encoded by the coding sequence ATGGGCCGTTCGCTTACTCTACTCGAAGAATATCTGGTTGCAGACTACGAGAGACGGATCAGTCTCTTGAAGGATACGAAGACGAAGGCTGCAGTCGAGAAGTGGATGGGCCCCGCCGCTTTCCGCGAATTGATGGGCCAGCTCCCTGATACGCATTATCTCAGCGCCGGACCGAAGAATATCGTCTTCGCGCCGGGAATAATGGGCAGCACGCTTCAAAGCATTGGATTGGGCGGTGTCTGGTGGATCGATATCGCGCAGGCCCGCGACAAGCTTGACCAGCTCCGGTTGAAAGATGACGGTACAGGCGATGTCGACGAGCTTGCTGAGATCATGCCTGGCGCCGTGGATCTGTCCTATGAGCCGTTCCGCCGGGCGCTGGCGTCCGCCGGTATCTTTGGCGGGAGCGTTCAATTCCCGTACGACTGGCGCAAGTCATTGCGGGCATCGGCCGACGCCATGCGCGACGTGATTCTTAAGACCCATGCCGATTATGGAAAAAAGGTGCACTTGGTCGGTCATAGCATGGGTGGGCTTATGATTCGCACCGCGCTCATGATCCACGGGCAGCAGCTTTGGCCGAAGATCGACAAGATTGTTTACATCGGTACGCCGCACTTCGGCTCGCCCTCGATTGCCGGGTATCTCAAGAACCACCTCTGGGGCTGGGAGCAGCTTGCCATCGTGGGGATGTTTCTAAGCCGCGAGACATTCCGCACGATGCGAGGCGCGCTAAGCCTGCTGCCGGCGCCCGCAGGCGTCTATCCCGGAACACGAAATGGAGAGAAACATCCCTGCGCAAATTTTGACCTTTACAAGGCGAGTGATTGGAAGCTAGAGATAAAGGCCGACGCGACCGTGCGTTTACAAGTTATTCTCGATGAGGTTCGTCAATTTTATACCGACCTGTACAACTGGCACGACGATCTTCTGCAGGAATACAAGGACAAGATGCTGATGATCGCAGGCGTCGGCCAGGATGGCTTGTTCCGGCTTGAGTTCGATACGATCCTGTGGGGCAGTTGGGAACGCACGAAGAAAATCACCGCACGTCAGAAGTGCGACGTGAATTACGAAGGCGATGGAAGAGTTCCGCTCGCTTCGGCGCAGATCGAAGACGTAACGACCCGCTACGTCGAGGGCGAACACGGCGGATTGCCGAATATTCCGGCAGTCGCGCAGGACGTTCTGGCCTGGCTTACTGGAGGCAATCTGAATTTGTCGACGACGTGCCAAGACGCGCTCGGAGGTCATCTTTCCGCGGTGGACCTAGCGCTTCAATCGCCTCTCTTAAGTGGAAGCGGCGTTCCGAACCGCTTTCGCGATTTGCCCGAATACGAAAACCCAACGCCTGATTTTCGAAAGAAGATTGAGAAGGATCTCGACGATGGAAAGATTCCGCAGATCAACCTAGTCAAAATCCTTTGA
- a CDS encoding PEP-CTERM sorting domain-containing protein → MASAAATPSFMGLGYLHPQGSPSVAFGVSGDGSVVVGRSRNSTVNGRGEAFRWTEAAGMVSLGDLPGGDFNSQAISVSADGLTIVGSGRSVLSGSFEEAMRWTQATGMTGLGFLPGGWNSSSAADVSADGSTIVGYSHSQIGDQAFRWTPQDGMMSLGIADSSATGVSDDGNVIVGSVGTPRRPFRWSAQMGFQNLGLPPNGAISGIAEDVSADGATVVGWTRKPVGDLDAFAWQEGSGYEMLGYLPGDTESAAQAASADGSRIVGYSRRIEFRAVLWDGANGIRDLKQMLEADFELNLTGWNLISAYAISNDGNTIVGDAYNPNGLIEAYRAVIPEPASALLALASLAFCLTRRRH, encoded by the coding sequence ATGGCCTCAGCCGCCGCTACTCCCAGCTTCATGGGCCTCGGCTACCTTCACCCCCAAGGGTCGCCAAGCGTCGCATTCGGCGTCTCCGGCGACGGCTCCGTCGTTGTTGGCCGTTCCCGCAACTCCACCGTCAACGGACGCGGCGAAGCCTTCCGCTGGACAGAGGCGGCCGGCATGGTCAGCCTCGGCGACCTGCCCGGCGGCGATTTCAACAGCCAGGCGATCTCGGTTTCTGCCGACGGATTGACGATCGTCGGGTCGGGCAGATCGGTCCTTTCCGGTTCATTCGAAGAAGCCATGCGATGGACTCAGGCCACTGGCATGACTGGTCTCGGCTTTCTGCCCGGCGGCTGGAATTCGAGCTCAGCCGCCGATGTCTCTGCGGACGGATCGACCATCGTGGGATACAGCCACTCTCAGATCGGCGATCAGGCGTTTCGCTGGACCCCGCAAGACGGGATGATGAGTCTTGGAATCGCCGACTCGAGCGCCACAGGAGTTTCTGATGATGGGAACGTCATTGTCGGATCTGTCGGGACTCCTCGCCGCCCTTTTCGCTGGAGCGCCCAGATGGGTTTCCAGAATCTTGGTCTTCCCCCCAATGGCGCCATCTCAGGCATCGCTGAAGACGTTTCGGCGGATGGAGCCACCGTGGTCGGATGGACCCGCAAACCGGTTGGCGATCTGGATGCATTCGCATGGCAAGAAGGCAGTGGCTACGAAATGCTCGGCTATCTACCTGGCGACACCGAGAGTGCGGCGCAGGCCGCCTCAGCCGACGGTTCGAGGATCGTCGGGTACAGCCGGCGAATTGAGTTCCGGGCAGTACTTTGGGACGGAGCCAACGGCATTCGTGACCTTAAGCAAATGCTGGAAGCCGATTTCGAGCTCAACCTTACGGGTTGGAATCTAATCAGCGCATATGCAATCTCGAATGATGGAAATACGATCGTTGGCGACGCCTACAACCCTAACGGACTCATCGAAGCCTACCGCGCCGTCATTCCCGAGCCCGCCTCGGCGCTGCTCGCCCTCGCGTCCCTCGCCTTCTGCCTCACCCGCCGCCGCCATTAA